From the Brevibacillus choshinensis genome, one window contains:
- a CDS encoding glutathione ABC transporter substrate-binding protein, whose translation MKKTRFFQTLIALTVAVSAALAGCSSGQEASQGTNGSAQPGAGAAAGKTGGTLVIARLSDANNLDPHFLTQINSAAIIHHKVYEGLVRMDKESKYIGSLATEWKQLDDMTWEFKLRQGVTFHDGAPFNAEAVKKTIARVQDPKVGSNRANLFEAIKEVKVVDDQTVQIILQYPFAPLLSVLASAEGVILSPKAIEQYGKDLTKHPTGTGPYKFESWTPGQEVVLVKNDSYWGGQPKLDKVVFKTVPEDTTRIAMVETGEAQVAEQLPVTEVDRVTNSGSMTLGRFDSFSSDHIGINTKKKPFDDARVRQAIAYAVDKESIIKGVYNDVGKPAHSSITPAMVGYSENVKGMDYNLEKAKQLLTDAGYANGFKATIYLNDNKARINVAEVLQQQLKQIGIDLQVKVLEFGAYIDAASKGETDLFISGWGNATGDADYNQYNLFHTKSQGAPGNHSFYSNPEVDKLIEDGRKEKDTDKRKQIYEQAQQIEMNDVALIPYRFSENLAAIQKGVEGVWISPAGHIEVDDVTLP comes from the coding sequence ATGAAAAAGACGCGCTTTTTTCAGACGCTGATCGCGCTGACAGTTGCCGTTTCGGCAGCGTTGGCTGGTTGTTCGTCAGGTCAGGAAGCTAGTCAGGGCACCAATGGATCCGCACAGCCGGGAGCCGGCGCAGCTGCGGGCAAAACGGGTGGAACATTGGTTATCGCACGGTTGTCCGATGCGAACAATCTGGATCCGCACTTCCTCACCCAAATCAATTCCGCTGCCATTATTCATCACAAGGTGTACGAAGGACTTGTTCGGATGGACAAGGAGAGCAAGTACATCGGATCTCTGGCTACGGAATGGAAGCAGCTGGACGATATGACGTGGGAATTCAAACTGCGCCAAGGCGTTACGTTCCACGATGGCGCGCCGTTCAATGCGGAGGCGGTCAAGAAGACAATCGCTCGCGTACAAGACCCGAAAGTCGGTTCCAACCGGGCCAATCTGTTTGAAGCGATCAAAGAAGTGAAGGTCGTGGATGACCAGACGGTTCAAATTATTTTGCAATACCCGTTTGCGCCGCTCTTGTCTGTGTTGGCAAGCGCAGAAGGTGTCATTCTTTCACCAAAAGCAATCGAACAGTACGGAAAAGATTTAACCAAACATCCGACTGGTACCGGTCCGTATAAATTTGAATCGTGGACACCTGGACAAGAAGTGGTTCTCGTGAAAAACGACAGCTACTGGGGTGGACAGCCGAAGCTGGACAAGGTCGTCTTTAAAACCGTTCCAGAGGACACGACCCGCATTGCCATGGTAGAAACAGGCGAAGCACAAGTAGCCGAACAATTACCTGTTACCGAAGTAGATCGCGTGACAAATTCCGGAAGTATGACTCTAGGACGATTCGATTCCTTCTCTAGCGATCACATCGGAATCAACACGAAGAAAAAGCCGTTTGATGACGCACGCGTCCGCCAGGCAATCGCCTATGCAGTCGATAAAGAATCGATCATCAAAGGTGTATATAATGACGTAGGTAAACCAGCGCACTCCTCCATCACACCGGCCATGGTCGGATACAGCGAAAACGTAAAAGGTATGGACTACAATCTGGAAAAAGCGAAGCAATTGCTGACCGATGCAGGTTATGCAAATGGCTTTAAAGCAACGATTTACTTGAATGACAACAAAGCCCGCATTAACGTAGCAGAGGTTCTTCAACAACAGCTGAAACAAATCGGTATCGATCTGCAAGTGAAGGTTCTGGAATTCGGTGCATACATCGACGCAGCATCCAAAGGTGAAACGGATCTGTTCATCAGCGGTTGGGGAAATGCCACTGGAGACGCGGATTACAATCAGTACAACCTGTTCCACACTAAATCGCAGGGTGCACCAGGAAACCACTCCTTCTACAGCAATCCAGAAGTGGACAAGCTGATCGAAGACGGTCGCAAGGAAAAAGATACGGACAAGCGCAAGCAGATTTATGAGCAAGCACAGCAAATCGAAATGAATGACGTCGCGCTGATTCCTTACCGTTTCTCTGAGAATCTCGCAGCTATTCAAAAGGGTGTAGAGGGCGTTTGGATCAGCCCAGCTGGTCACATCGAGGTTGACGACGTAACTCTTCCATAA
- a CDS encoding glutathione ABC transporter substrate-binding protein, with amino-acid sequence MKKARLFGSLLALTLTVGAVLTGCGAGQEQTGSGNSAPAESPKAGGTLIVARKADANNLDPHFITNIPSANYIYGKVYESLISRDKNSEYKPTLATEWKQVDDLTWEFKLRTGVTFHDGAPFNAEAVKKTFERAKDPKVASPRASNFSMIKEIKAVDDQTVQFILDYPFAPLLSILASSEGSILSPKAISEHSDTLSKQPVGTGPFKFESWTPGQEMTLVNNDSYWGEKPKVDKVVYKVVPEDTTRIAMIEAGEAHIGDQLPVTEVERAQTSPNMTMVRAEGLGVEYIGFNVTKKPFDDIRVRQAIAHAIEKEAIVKGVYNNVGNEAVSAMSSKVIGYNPNLQDYSYDVNEAKKLLAEAGYANGFKTTIVTDDRKERMNVAEVIQSQLKGIGIDVEIKVMEYGAYLEFTDKGEHDMFIGGWGNATGDGDYNQYNVFHSSSKGSAGNLAFYNNPEVDKLIEDGRREKDPQKRNEIYAKLQEIELKEAPVIPIRTIDHVSVTAKDVRGFWLSPVGYLMLDKVTIQ; translated from the coding sequence ATGAAGAAAGCACGCTTGTTTGGATCCTTGCTCGCCTTGACGCTAACCGTCGGAGCAGTATTGACAGGTTGCGGTGCAGGACAAGAGCAAACAGGTTCAGGAAACTCGGCACCAGCGGAAAGTCCGAAGGCAGGAGGAACGCTGATCGTGGCTCGCAAAGCAGACGCGAACAATCTCGATCCTCACTTCATTACCAATATTCCATCCGCAAACTACATCTATGGCAAAGTATATGAAAGCTTGATTTCACGAGATAAAAATTCCGAGTACAAGCCTACACTTGCGACGGAGTGGAAGCAAGTGGACGATCTGACGTGGGAGTTCAAGTTGAGAACCGGCGTAACCTTCCATGACGGAGCTCCTTTCAACGCGGAAGCCGTGAAAAAGACGTTTGAACGGGCAAAGGATCCAAAGGTCGCTTCGCCACGCGCATCCAATTTCTCCATGATCAAGGAGATCAAAGCAGTTGACGATCAGACCGTGCAATTTATTTTGGATTATCCATTTGCTCCATTGCTCTCCATCTTGGCGAGCTCTGAGGGCAGCATTCTCAGTCCAAAAGCGATTAGCGAGCATTCTGACACGCTTTCCAAGCAGCCAGTGGGGACGGGACCGTTCAAGTTTGAATCTTGGACGCCAGGTCAAGAAATGACGCTCGTGAATAATGACAGCTACTGGGGTGAAAAACCAAAGGTAGATAAAGTCGTTTACAAGGTCGTACCAGAAGACACAACTCGTATCGCCATGATCGAAGCAGGCGAGGCTCATATCGGAGATCAGTTGCCTGTGACTGAAGTAGAACGCGCCCAAACATCACCGAACATGACCATGGTTCGCGCGGAAGGCTTGGGAGTCGAATACATTGGTTTCAACGTAACGAAAAAACCTTTTGATGACATTCGCGTTCGTCAGGCTATCGCGCATGCCATTGAAAAGGAAGCGATCGTCAAAGGCGTGTATAACAACGTAGGGAACGAAGCGGTATCCGCTATGTCCTCCAAAGTGATCGGTTACAATCCGAATCTGCAGGACTACTCCTATGATGTCAATGAAGCGAAAAAGCTCCTCGCCGAAGCAGGCTACGCAAACGGCTTTAAAACGACAATCGTGACAGATGACCGCAAAGAGCGGATGAACGTAGCAGAGGTGATTCAATCCCAGCTGAAGGGGATTGGCATCGATGTGGAAATTAAAGTGATGGAGTACGGAGCTTATCTCGAATTCACCGACAAAGGTGAGCACGATATGTTCATCGGCGGTTGGGGCAATGCCACGGGAGATGGTGACTACAACCAGTACAACGTGTTCCATAGTTCTTCCAAAGGTAGTGCCGGCAACCTCGCATTCTACAACAATCCAGAAGTGGACAAGTTGATTGAAGACGGACGCCGTGAAAAAGATCCACAGAAGCGCAATGAAATTTACGCCAAGCTGCAAGAAATCG
- a CDS encoding glutathione ABC transporter substrate-binding protein encodes MKRKHMLQSILALSVLFTTVLAGCSSGQPISPSNNASTTVSSQTGAAPATGGGTLIIARLSDANNLDPHFSTQINSMAVVQHKLYEGLVMLDQNSEYKPLLASEWKQLDDLTWEFVLRDGVTFHDGTPFDGEAVKKTIARILDKKAPTPKANMFGMIKEVKVVDSHKVQIILHYPFAGLLSVLASAEGGIISPKAMEQYGKDLNKHPVGTGPFVFESWTPGQEIVLVKNEKYWGTKPKIDKVVFKTVPEDTTRVAMVETGEAHIAEQLPVTEIERVKNSSSMTLGRYESFAVDHIGMNVTMKPFDDVRVRQAIAHAIDKEAIIKGVYNNVGKVAISTLGPKVIGYSPNLKTPEYDLNKAKQLLAEAGYANGFKATVYLNDNKARINVAEVLQSQLKGIGIDLQIQVMEFGAYLDLAGKGQAQMFISGWGNATGDADYNQYNLFHSTSHGVPGNHSFYSNPKVDALIEAGRKEKDPQKRKEIYEQAQQIEMDEVPLLPYRSSENLAAIAKNVQGVTISPSGYVEINDVTIQ; translated from the coding sequence TTGAAAAGAAAACACATGCTACAATCCATTCTCGCCCTATCCGTGCTGTTCACAACGGTTCTCGCAGGTTGTTCATCCGGACAGCCAATCAGTCCATCCAACAATGCAAGCACCACAGTGAGCAGTCAGACAGGAGCAGCGCCAGCAACAGGCGGAGGTACATTGATCATCGCTCGTCTTTCAGATGCAAACAATCTCGATCCTCACTTCAGTACTCAAATCAATTCCATGGCAGTCGTTCAACACAAGTTGTACGAGGGACTCGTGATGCTGGATCAAAACAGCGAGTACAAGCCACTCCTGGCAAGTGAATGGAAGCAGCTCGACGACCTCACATGGGAGTTTGTCCTGCGTGACGGTGTGACTTTCCATGACGGTACTCCCTTTGATGGAGAAGCAGTGAAAAAGACGATTGCCCGCATTTTGGACAAAAAAGCGCCGACACCGAAGGCGAATATGTTTGGCATGATTAAAGAAGTAAAGGTAGTGGATTCGCATAAAGTGCAAATCATCCTGCACTATCCGTTTGCTGGTTTGTTGTCCGTATTGGCGAGCGCAGAGGGTGGAATCATCAGTCCTAAAGCGATGGAGCAATATGGAAAAGATTTGAACAAACATCCAGTCGGAACGGGACCATTCGTCTTTGAATCGTGGACGCCGGGACAAGAAATCGTTTTGGTGAAGAACGAAAAATATTGGGGAACCAAGCCCAAAATAGACAAAGTTGTCTTTAAAACAGTACCAGAGGACACCACGCGCGTGGCGATGGTCGAGACTGGTGAAGCGCATATCGCTGAACAATTGCCAGTGACGGAAATTGAGCGCGTAAAAAATTCCTCGAGCATGACTCTGGGGCGCTATGAATCCTTTGCGGTCGATCACATCGGGATGAATGTCACGATGAAGCCTTTTGATGACGTGCGGGTCCGTCAAGCCATTGCCCATGCCATCGACAAGGAAGCCATTATCAAAGGCGTGTATAACAATGTCGGGAAAGTCGCGATCTCCACACTGGGACCAAAAGTGATCGGATATAGCCCCAATCTGAAAACACCGGAATACGACCTGAACAAAGCGAAACAGTTGCTCGCAGAAGCGGGTTATGCGAATGGCTTCAAGGCAACGGTATACCTAAATGACAACAAGGCTCGCATCAACGTAGCGGAGGTTCTGCAATCACAGTTGAAAGGCATCGGGATCGACTTACAAATCCAGGTGATGGAATTCGGGGCGTATCTGGACCTGGCGGGTAAAGGTCAAGCGCAGATGTTTATCAGCGGCTGGGGAAATGCAACGGGTGACGCCGACTACAATCAGTACAATCTATTCCACAGCACATCGCACGGGGTGCCAGGCAACCACTCTTTTTATTCAAATCCAAAGGTCGATGCGCTGATCGAAGCAGGACGAAAGGAAAAAGATCCGCAAAAACGCAAAGAAATCTACGAGCAGGCGCAGCAAATCGAGATGGACGAAGTCCCGTTACTCCCTTACCGCAGCAGCGAAAATCTCGCCGCCATCGCGAAAAACGTGCAAGGCGTGACGATCAGTCCGTCCGGTTATGTGGAAATCAATGATGTGACGATTCAATAG
- a CDS encoding amidohydrolase family protein produces MTDRNESFWIANAMLECGFEWKEGRVDRTQTERFHVQVKGERVEKIVPASESLPEGVQSWDACGLLMLPSFREMHIHLDKTFYGGPWQACIPAPNRFFRIEQEQELLPKQLPVVQERAEKLLHLLQSNGATHVRTHCNIDPVIGLKNMEATLRALETYRGKLSWEMVAFPQHGLLRSQSVGLMREALQNGANLVGGVDPATFDEDIEKSLHTVMDLAVEANADIDLHLHEPGHLGVFIMKRLAALTEEAGWQGRVTISHAYGLGEVPELIAAEIAELLAHLRISVISAVPIDMPTIPVPLLQAKGVRVSLGNDNITDHWDSFGTGDMLQKANRLAERFRWTDEGRLSRALSFITGGVTPLDDKGNRVWPRVGDRADAVFVDASCSAEAIARQSTKAAVMFQGSLVWQKES; encoded by the coding sequence ATGACGGATCGAAACGAAAGCTTCTGGATTGCCAATGCCATGTTGGAATGCGGCTTTGAATGGAAGGAAGGGAGGGTAGACCGTACTCAAACGGAGCGGTTTCATGTGCAAGTGAAAGGGGAGCGCGTCGAGAAGATCGTCCCTGCATCAGAATCGCTTCCAGAAGGAGTGCAGAGCTGGGATGCCTGCGGACTTCTCATGCTGCCTTCCTTTCGGGAAATGCATATTCATTTGGATAAAACGTTTTATGGCGGACCGTGGCAGGCGTGTATCCCTGCTCCCAATCGATTTTTCCGTATTGAACAGGAGCAGGAGCTGTTGCCCAAACAGCTCCCGGTGGTACAAGAGCGGGCAGAAAAGCTGTTGCACTTGTTGCAATCAAACGGTGCTACGCATGTTCGTACCCACTGCAATATTGACCCGGTCATCGGGTTGAAAAACATGGAGGCTACCCTTCGAGCTCTGGAGACTTACAGGGGGAAACTTTCCTGGGAAATGGTGGCCTTCCCCCAGCATGGACTACTGCGGAGTCAGTCGGTAGGTTTGATGCGAGAAGCTCTGCAAAATGGGGCAAACTTGGTAGGTGGGGTGGATCCTGCTACATTTGATGAAGATATTGAAAAGTCGCTACATACGGTCATGGATTTAGCGGTAGAAGCAAATGCGGATATCGATCTGCACCTGCATGAGCCGGGACACCTGGGGGTATTCATTATGAAGCGATTGGCTGCCTTGACCGAGGAAGCCGGCTGGCAGGGACGTGTAACCATCAGTCACGCTTATGGATTGGGAGAAGTCCCAGAGCTTATCGCGGCAGAAATCGCTGAGCTACTCGCTCATTTGCGAATTTCCGTCATATCGGCGGTTCCGATCGACATGCCCACCATACCTGTTCCGCTCTTACAGGCAAAAGGAGTCCGTGTATCTCTTGGTAACGACAACATTACCGATCACTGGGATTCATTCGGTACGGGGGACATGCTGCAAAAAGCGAATCGACTCGCGGAACGTTTCCGCTGGACGGATGAAGGGAGGCTGTCCCGGGCGCTGAGCTTCATCACGGGCGGAGTGACTCCTTTGGACGATAAAGGCAATCGCGTTTGGCCTCGAGTCGGTGATAGGGCAGATGCTGTATTTGTTGACGCGAGTTGTTCAGCAGAAGCCATCGCTCGACAATCTACGAAAGCTGCTGTCATGTTTCAAGGCAGCCTCGTTTGGCAAAAGGAATCATAA
- a CDS encoding glutathione ABC transporter substrate-binding protein, with amino-acid sequence MCKNKAWKWVFTSVLTAGLLVTGCSTGKEQETASKPAGNEAQSAPKTLIIARQSDANNLDPHFISAINAASVVQHKVYEGLIQRNESMEFKPMLATEWKQLDNVTWEFKLRQDVKFHDGTPFNAQAVKATIGRVLDEKVGSPRATQFKMIKEVKVIDDYTVQFKLDYPYSPLLSILANHEGSIISPKAIEQYGKDLSKHPVGTGPFVLESWTPGQEIVLVKNDNYWGQKAKVDKAVFKVVPEDTTRIAMVETGEAHIAEPLPVTEIDRVKSSAQIDLYRSEGLGTEFVGFNTKKKPFDDVRVRQAISYAIETDAIIQGVFNQVGTKANSAMSPKVLGYSKKLQGYAFDPNVAKALLKEAGYPNGFKTTIWTGDRKERINMAEVIQSQLKGIGIDVQVKVLEYGAYLDAEDNGETDMFISGWGNATGDGDYNQYNLFHSSSLGKGGNTTFYVNATVDQLIEEGRREQDPEKRKDIYARALEIESSEAPMVPIRNLENVAAVGKNVKGFWISPSGYMMINDITIE; translated from the coding sequence ATGTGCAAAAACAAAGCGTGGAAATGGGTTTTTACAAGTGTGCTTACGGCAGGACTATTGGTGACAGGGTGTTCGACTGGGAAAGAGCAAGAGACAGCCAGCAAGCCAGCCGGAAATGAAGCGCAATCTGCGCCAAAGACATTGATCATCGCTCGTCAGTCTGATGCCAACAACTTGGATCCGCATTTTATTTCCGCCATCAATGCGGCGAGTGTGGTCCAGCATAAAGTTTACGAAGGGCTGATCCAGCGGAATGAAAGCATGGAATTCAAACCAATGCTGGCAACCGAGTGGAAGCAGCTAGATAACGTGACGTGGGAATTCAAGCTGCGTCAGGATGTCAAATTCCATGATGGAACACCATTTAATGCACAAGCAGTAAAGGCAACCATCGGTCGTGTGCTTGATGAAAAAGTGGGTTCTCCACGGGCTACTCAGTTTAAAATGATTAAAGAAGTGAAGGTCATCGATGACTACACCGTCCAATTCAAGCTGGACTATCCGTACTCGCCGCTGCTTTCGATTCTGGCGAATCACGAGGGAAGCATCATTAGTCCGAAAGCCATCGAACAATATGGCAAAGACTTGAGCAAGCATCCCGTAGGCACGGGGCCGTTTGTCCTCGAGTCATGGACTCCGGGTCAGGAAATCGTTCTCGTGAAAAATGATAACTACTGGGGACAAAAAGCAAAGGTGGATAAGGCCGTCTTCAAGGTCGTTCCAGAAGATACGACAAGAATCGCCATGGTGGAGACAGGAGAAGCTCACATCGCAGAGCCTTTGCCAGTCACGGAAATCGATCGGGTAAAAAGCTCCGCGCAGATCGATTTGTACCGCAGTGAAGGTTTGGGAACGGAATTCGTCGGTTTCAATACGAAGAAAAAGCCGTTTGATGATGTGCGTGTACGGCAGGCGATCAGCTATGCGATTGAGACCGATGCGATCATCCAGGGAGTATTCAATCAGGTAGGAACCAAGGCCAATTCCGCGATGAGCCCAAAAGTACTTGGCTACAGCAAAAAGCTGCAGGGGTACGCTTTCGATCCCAATGTAGCGAAGGCATTGCTAAAAGAAGCAGGTTACCCGAACGGCTTCAAGACGACCATTTGGACGGGCGATCGCAAAGAGCGGATCAATATGGCGGAGGTCATCCAGTCGCAATTAAAAGGAATCGGCATCGATGTGCAAGTGAAAGTTCTCGAATACGGAGCCTATCTGGATGCGGAAGATAATGGAGAGACGGATATGTTCATCAGCGGTTGGGGAAATGCCACAGGAGACGGCGACTACAACCAATACAATCTGTTCCACTCCAGCTCTCTTGGCAAAGGTGGAAATACGACGTTTTATGTAAATGCCACCGTGGACCAATTGATTGAAGAAGGACGCAGGGAACAAGATCCGGAAAAACGAAAAGACATTTATGCACGTGCGCTAGAAATTGAATCAAGCGAAGCGCCGATGGTTCCGATCCGCAATTTGGAGAACGTCGCAGCGGTAGGGAAAAACGTAAAAGGATTTTGGATCAGTCCATCAGGGTATATGATGATCAATGATATTACGATTGAGTGA
- a CDS encoding response regulator transcription factor → MTSPTILIADDDPDIVRLLAESFQDEGFLTVEAQNGKEALEKALDPTLSLILLDIMMPEMDGLDVCRKIRNSVNIPILFLSAKDRELDRVIGLEVGADDYILKPFSISELIARVRAHLRRENRYISATKSIHSGTLTINKDTFEVFHHDKRVELSTKEFQILLYMAENANRVLSREQIYNAIWGETEFGDINTVTVHIKNLRSKLEHDKHYIKTVWGIGYKFVGDMQ, encoded by the coding sequence ATGACTAGCCCTACCATTTTAATTGCAGATGATGATCCAGATATCGTGCGCTTGCTGGCGGAAAGCTTCCAGGATGAAGGCTTCCTCACAGTCGAAGCGCAAAATGGCAAAGAAGCGTTGGAAAAAGCACTTGACCCCACTCTCTCCTTAATATTGCTCGACATCATGATGCCGGAGATGGATGGTTTGGATGTGTGCCGAAAAATACGTAATTCCGTCAACATTCCCATTTTATTTCTCAGTGCGAAGGATCGGGAATTGGATCGGGTCATCGGGTTGGAAGTGGGTGCTGACGATTATATCCTGAAGCCGTTCAGCATCTCCGAGTTGATCGCCCGCGTACGTGCGCATTTGCGCCGGGAAAATCGATACATATCCGCTACCAAATCGATTCATAGTGGGACTTTGACCATCAATAAAGATACCTTTGAAGTGTTTCATCACGACAAACGGGTGGAGCTTTCCACAAAGGAATTTCAAATCCTTTTGTACATGGCGGAAAATGCAAATCGTGTATTAAGTCGGGAACAGATTTACAATGCGATCTGGGGAGAGACCGAATTTGGGGATATCAATACGGTAACGGTGCATATCAAAAATTTGCGGTCCAAGCTAGAGCATGACAAGCACTACATCAAGACCGTCTGGGGTATCGGTTATAAATTCGTCGGTGACATGCAGTGA
- a CDS encoding branched-chain amino acid aminotransferase, with translation MECQLTVTLTEQKKEKPASDKLGFGVHFTDHMFTMDYTEGKGWHDPQIVPYSPLTLDPAAMVFHYGQAVFEGLKAYRNHEDKAWLFRPDQNFKRMNRSLSRLSMPLIDEAFMIEALKQLVATEKEWIPTDSGTSLYIRPFVIATEPCFGVRASHTYKFIILLSPVGAYYSGGMKPVKIYVENNYVRAVRGGTGNAKVAGNYAGSLKAQEEAKEKGYEQVLWLDGIENKYVEEVGSMNVFFKVKGEVWVPALNGSILEGITRDSTIHMLKDWGVTVVEKRISMEELYEAYTKDELEEAFGTGTAAVISPIGEMNWNGHQMIINGEQTGELTTKLYDQMTGIQYGLLEDKFGWSVEVTK, from the coding sequence ATGGAGTGTCAGTTAACGGTTACCCTGACAGAACAGAAAAAAGAAAAGCCTGCTAGTGACAAACTCGGTTTCGGCGTGCATTTCACCGACCACATGTTCACAATGGACTACACAGAAGGAAAAGGCTGGCACGATCCGCAAATCGTACCGTATTCCCCGCTCACACTCGATCCAGCTGCAATGGTGTTCCACTATGGCCAAGCTGTATTCGAAGGCTTGAAGGCTTACCGCAACCATGAAGATAAAGCGTGGTTGTTCCGACCAGATCAAAATTTCAAAAGAATGAATCGTTCCCTGAGCCGTCTCAGCATGCCTTTGATTGACGAGGCATTCATGATCGAAGCTCTGAAGCAGCTAGTTGCCACTGAAAAAGAGTGGATTCCAACAGATAGTGGAACTTCCTTATATATTCGTCCGTTTGTGATCGCGACCGAGCCTTGCTTTGGCGTCCGCGCTTCGCATACGTACAAATTCATCATTCTGCTTTCCCCAGTAGGCGCTTACTACTCTGGAGGGATGAAGCCGGTAAAAATTTATGTGGAAAACAATTACGTTCGTGCCGTACGAGGCGGAACAGGTAACGCAAAAGTAGCCGGAAACTACGCGGGTAGCCTGAAAGCACAGGAAGAAGCAAAGGAAAAAGGCTACGAGCAAGTCCTGTGGCTGGATGGTATCGAGAACAAATACGTGGAAGAAGTCGGGAGCATGAACGTCTTCTTCAAAGTGAAAGGTGAAGTGTGGGTGCCTGCATTGAATGGCAGCATCCTGGAAGGCATCACCAGAGACTCCACGATCCATATGCTGAAAGACTGGGGCGTTACCGTCGTTGAAAAACGCATTTCTATGGAAGAACTGTATGAAGCCTACACCAAAGATGAGCTCGAAGAAGCGTTCGGAACGGGTACGGCTGCTGTGATTTCCCCAATCGGCGAAATGAACTGGAACGGCCACCAAATGATCATCAATGGCGAGCAAACGGGTGAATTGACGACTAAGCTGTACGATCAAATGACTGGCATCCAATATGGACTGCTGGAAGACAAGTTCGGCTGGTCCGTAGAAGTAACGAAGTAG